From a single Fusarium fujikuroi IMI 58289 draft genome, chromosome FFUJ_chr03 genomic region:
- a CDS encoding probable alpha-mannosidase has protein sequence MGGGSENKGDGSSYPLFAERPVGVPKTSILKGRIEPFYKSGQYYKVNLQANMYNGRYSGKPHVQLSVWDAPDLTRPTFEEATSHEFKETHTGTSFGPSWSTHWFKVVLRIPDEAKDEELIELHWDANNEGTIWTEDGVPIQGLTGSGERIEWIIPDSFRDGEEHTIYIEMACNGMFGNAPNGTTTIAPPDPNRRFNLSKADIVAINVPARKLHLDMWEIGDAARELPENSAEQNHALSVAMKIINTFEVNNQESILKCREIAREILGPDVDSHKVYERGKEPVVFGIGHCHIDSCWLWPWAETKRKVVRSWMNQCDLMDRYPESNFACSQAQQYKWLKTYYPAAYKRVKQKVKEGQFHPIGGSWVEHDTNLPSGESLVRQFFYGQRFFEAEFGSRCRTFWLPDTFGYSSQLPQLCRLAGMDRFLTQKLSWNNINNFPHTTFMWVSPDGSQVICHMPPSETYTANADFGDLKRSIANHKTMRVDSSSLLVFGKGDGGGGPTWQHFEKLRRCAGISNTIGGIPKIKMGLTVDDYFDRLSRKASEFPTWYGELYFELHRGTYTTQANNKYYNRKAEVMLRDIEQLATFASIKNESYKYPTKDLDDMWEAVLLCQFHDCLPGSSIEMCYDDSDKVYAEVFETGKRLLKDLYESLNISSEFSTCLNESVAINTLPWHRKELVELSDTEVGVACGDGQLLNLRTFKTQEEKPAVTVMEQSTDVYVLQNEQLRVVVESGVITSLYDVVNDREVIEKGGEANKFVIFDDIPLYWQAWDVEVYHLDARRKVEYGKTKIFEQKPHRVTLVTDVKISENSYIKSYTTLSAALKGQPSRVDVRADVNWHEDSKFLKVEFPVNVVNTEASYETAFSITKRPTHYNTSWDMAKFEVCCHKFADLSENNYGVSILNDSKYGFATAGKTMRLSLLRAPKAPDANADMGRHSIRWAILPHKGCLSSTTVKAAYAFNNPLKPVTASKAVLESVSSAPIKLVNIDESDSLVLDTIKRGQDDEDVSRDDGLRINKGQSIVLRVYESLGGRSRGVIETSFDVKRVTKTNILEDELEEIQKEDGKFPITLRPFEVATFKLEL, from the exons ATGGGTGGTGGCAGCGAAAACAAGGGAGATGGTTCCTCCTACCCTCTCTTCGCCGAAAGGCCTGTCGGTGTTCCAAAAACAAGCATTCTGAAAGGCCGCATTGAACCGTTCTACAAGTCAGGACAGTACTATAAGGTGAACCTGCAAGC GAACATGTACAACGGTAGATACTCGGGCAAACCTCATGTTCAGCTGTCAGTGTGGGATGCACCAGATCTCACGAGGCCAACTTTTGAAGAAGCTACAAGCCACGAGTTCAAGGAGACCCATACCGGTACCTCCTTTGGGCCATCGTGGTCCACTCATTGGTTTAAGGTCGTCCTGCGTATACCGGATGAAGcaaaggatgaagagctcATTGAGCTTCACTGGGATGCCAACAATGAGGGCACCATTTGGACCGAAGATGGTGTTCCCATCCAAGGCCTCACCGGTAGCGGTGAGCGCATTGAATGGATCATTCCCGACTCATTCCGTGACGGAGAGGAGCACACAATTTACATCGAAATGGCCTGTAACGGCATGTTTGGAAACGCCCCTAACGGCACGACAACCATTGCACCGCCGGATCCCAACAGGCGTTTCAACCTCAGCAAGGCCGACATAGTCGCCATCAATGTTCCAGCTCGCAAACTCCACTTAGATATGTGGGAGATTGGCGATGCTGCTCGAGAACTGCCCGAGAACTCAGCTGAACAGAACCATGCTTTATCTGTTGCCATGAAGATCATCAACACTTTTGAGGTCAACAATCAGGAATCGATCCTTAAATGCCGCGAGATTGCTCGTGAAATTCTTGGCCCTGATGTGGACTCTCATAAGGTGTACGAACGGGGAAAGGAACCTGTCGTCTTTGGAATCGGTCATTGCCACATCGACAGCTGTTGGCTATGGCCCTGGGCTGAAACAAAGCGCAAGGTTGTTCGATCGTGGATGAACCAATGCGACCTCATGGATCGCTACCCAGAATCCAACTTTGCCTGCTCCCAAGCCCAGCAATACAAATGGCTGAAGACGTACTATCCTGCTGCATACAAACGTGTCAAGCAGAAGGTAAAGGAGGGCCAATTTCATCCTATTGGTGGCAGCTGGGTCGAGCACGACACAAACTTGCCCAGCGGCGAATCACTTGTCCGCCAGTTCTTTTATGGCCAGAGGTTCTTCGAGGCCGAGTTTGGTTCTCGATGTCGAACCTTTTGGCTGCCAGACACATTCGGATACTCAAGCCAGCTCCCACAGCTTTGCCGATTAGCTGGTATGGACCGTTTTCTGACCCAGAAACTGAGCTGGAATaacatcaacaactttcCTCACACAACTTTCATGTGGGTAAGCCCTGATGGAAGTCAGGTCATCTGCCACATGCCTCCCTCCGAGACATATACAGCAAACGCTGATTTCGGTGATCTCAAGAGGAGCATTGCAAACCACAAAACAATGCGTGTTGACAGTTCGTCTCTACTTGTCTTTGGAAAGGGTGATGGCGGCGGTGGCCCAACTTGGCAACACTTCGAAAAGCTCCGACGATGTGCCGGAATCAGCAACACTATCGGCGGTATCCCAAAGATCAAGATGGGGCTGACAGTTGATGACTACTTCGACCGTCTCAGCCGCAAGGCCAGCGAATTCCCGACATGGTATGGGGAGCTGTATTTTGAACTACACAGAGGAACGTACACCACACAAGCCAACAACAAGTATTACAATCGAAAAGCCGAGGTGATGCTGCGAGATATTGAACAATTGGCAACGTTCGCATCAATCAAAAACGAGTCGTATAAGTACCCGACCAAGGATTTGGACGACATGTGGGAGGCTGTTCTCCTGTGCCAGTTCCACGACTGTTTGCCAGGAAGTAGCATTGAAATGTGCTACGATGACTCGGATAAG GTCTATGCTGAAGTCTTTGAAACTGGTAAACGTCTCCTGAAGGATTTGTATGAATCGCTCAACATCTCTAGCGAATTCTCAACCTGCCTCAACGAGTCTGTTGCCATCAATACCCTGCCATGGCATCGTAAGGAGCTCGTCGAACTTTCTGACACTGAAGTCGGTGTTGCTTGTGGTGATGGCCAGCTGCTCAATCTCCGCACGTTTAAaacacaagaagaaaagccagCGGTTACCGTCATGGAGCAGTCTACTGATGTTTATGTCCTTCAAAACGAGCAACTCCGCGTTGTCGTCGAAAGCGGTGTCATTACATCCCTTTACGATGTGGTCAACGATCGTGAGGTTATTGAAAAGGGTGGAGAGGCAAACAAGTTTGTCATCTTTGATGATATTCCTCTTTACTGGCAAGCATGGGATGTAGAGGTTTACCATCTCGACGCACGCAGAAAGGTCGAATATGGAAAGACAAAGATTTTTGAACAGAAGCCTCATCGAGTCACCCTGGTCACTGATGTCAAGATCAGCGAGAACAGTTACATCAAGTCATACACCACCCTCTCTGCAGCCCTCAAAGGGCAACCTTCTCGGGTTGATGTCAGAGCAGACGTCAACTGGCATGAGGACTCTAAGTTCCTCAAGGTCGAGTTCCCTGTCAATGTAGTCAATACCGAGGCCTCCTACGAGACCGCTTTCAGCATCACCAAGCGGCCAACTCATTACAACACAAGCTGGGACATGGCCAAGTTTGAGGTGTGCTGCCACAAGTTTGCTGATCTCTCGGAGAACAACTACGGCGTTTCTATTCTCAATGACAGCAAGTATGGTTTTGCGACTGCAGGCAAGACGATGCGACTGTCGCTCCTACGGGCACCCAAGGCGCCTGATGCCAACGCAGATATGGGACGTCATTCCATCCGATGGGCCATCCTACCTCACAAGGGTTGTCTATCGTCTACTACTGTTAAGGCTGCTTATGCTTTCAACAACCCCCTGAAGCCCGTCACTGCCTCAAAGGCCGTCTTGGAAAGTGTGTCGAGTGCGCcgatcaagcttgtcaatATTGATGAGTCTGATTCCCTTGTACTGGACACGATCAAGCGAGGCcaggatgacgaagacgtCAGCCGAGATGATGGCCTGCGCATCAACAAGGGCCAGAGCATTGTCCTTCGTGTGTATGAGTCCTTGGGAGGCCGCAGTCGTGGAGTTATTGAAACTAGTTTTGATGTCAAGCGTGTTACCAAGACGAACATCCTAGAGGATGAGTTGGAAGAGATccagaaggaagatggaaaGTTCCCGATCACACTGCGACCGTTTGAGGTAGCAACTTTCAAGCTCGAGCTGTAG
- a CDS encoding related to PHD finger protein → MAQHNDSNASDPGAQSMPEPMTNQSSLDSAAKEAGADSAFPYGTRSRNRTGTSRINYAEDRDIDGDVYDYYHDKKDSDSKKTSRQSSAAVNGDAPRGGASSRKAGTDEPKAAQAANAPKEQRLGSSNNLPTATQQPAASQPARKRKVAGNTAGSINPATSVNNSTKKAAASGTTPSIVWPETNMLTFDNCKSRPVNGKMVADDGTSLEPNDHVYLVCEPPGEPYYLGRIMEFLHVQNDSSKPVEAVRINWYYRPKDIGRKSTDLRMVFATMHSDISPLTALRGKCQIHHKAEIEDMELYRKAHDTFWYDKLYDRYIQKNYDLIPTRSIVNVPANVKKVLDERWKYVLVEQGRGKELTSAVKLCKRCAGYCASNDSVDCAVCQNTYHMNCVNPPLLKKPSRGFAWSCAACSRAQERKLEARNTPNVNDPSFDAEDDDPMDEEDEEMQGLETNRTSPEEGEHTHHEGTAEQIYQASLWPYRYLGMHCKPEDALDYDDRIYPRASTRIGPRNQANVSPWPGKPVEYVKPLEIKKNGKKDTKSKEALAAIEADKISRGKRPKWVQDMPPGYTARGEDFDDDDPKCTATRMWIPPPEKVIKEKDINEYMEKAKGMAKDLGLPERSTNLQDVAANKLFLAEFNMEHALKDLSETKKEAFKEPELTPTEQKKFEEAVIKYGSELYLVRKHVKTMHYGMVTRYYYAWKKSARGKQVLENQAGRKGKKEAKRAEAAASKLADDVADNDDDSAFDIEKASQKKQGFMCQFCSTTFSRQWRRAPNPVPGIVNDGGSKNSNKEKGQERVVALCRRCAELWRRYAIRYEDVDEVSKKVNQGSGRSWKRKQDEDLLRELQVAKEMGMMTPERAPTPSTTPATAAVQEPPRKKLKGAASDKDVDNGHSDAASAAGSTTSKKKDKSVENLSVPAIPKPLVLPCAVCGQLEPQGDQHLSCRECRLTVHRNCYGIMDNRNSGKWTCDMCANDKNPQVSIHYKCVLCPIEYTEHDFVEQPKITHHKKKMSEKDRERERLEVQQARKAADFYRKKQEEMNRPINPREPLKRTADNNWVHVTCAVWTPEVKFGNAKALEPSEGIPSIPRSRYDETCQVCNKQDGACVSCHQCRIPFHAECARQHGHVLGFEVTSVKSTRRDQFNIVAINGESGIMSATVWCKDHAPTKTTIHQMQDIVDELGLNALQLYVQNYKQADLALTGTVRKANLMTNAAKLSGTTTQPGLRRSSTTNIPNGGWGPQRNGDTGDVASESKQPGEKVCITCGIDTSPKWWPIDNSQERELTNGHYGTLGSEAQKFVEQRRFQCHKCRKAQRTAKPHPRRSPLMAEAPLPTTHGSGIQGTTTHVLRSPPQMVPAPRETNPSAAYAWPPPVHAPTVPPPPMQAPALVADHALGARPPPPAPYAPLPPQRPSYSDWGRPASQQGSPPRHINGGPPIHNAPPMSTLSSLRPPPAVGPGPALGSSPPAPPPANHHGGPASQPYTNGLPPSPRRLNGPAPPPRYTHPYQTHGHNAPPPPPPASHLPPTLTNGVPPPPPRHDGFSHELHPQRPPYPAPHGSPTGPRNGPQPPSSRPASGASASPSLRNLLS, encoded by the exons ATGGCACAACACAAT GATTCCAACGCCTCTGACCCTGGTGCTCAATCTATGCCAGAGCCGATGACCAATCAATCGAGTTTGGACAGCGCAGCCAAGGAAGCTGGGGCAGATTCAGCCTTTCCATACGGCACACGTTCCCGTAACAGAACTGGTACCTCGCGTATTAACTACGCCGAGGACAGGGacattgatggtgatgtttaTGACTACTATCACGACAAAAAGGACAGTGATTCCAAAAAGACTTCACGTCAGTCCAGTGCTGCTGTGAATGGCGATGCGCCTCGTGGCGGTGCAAGCTCGCGCAAGGCTGGCACAGATGAGCCAAAGGCAGCGCAGGCAGCGAATGCTCCCAAGGAGCAACGGTTGGGCAGTTCGAACAATTTGCCCACGGCAACGCAGCAGCCGGCTGCTTCACAGCCCGCACGGAAGCGCAAGGTCGCGGGCAATACAGCCGGTTCCATTAACCCAGCGACATCCGTCAATAATTCGACCAAaaaagcagcagcatccGGAACGACTCCGTCCATCGTATGGCCAGAAACTAATATGCTGACTTTTGACAACTGCAAAAGTCGCCCTGTCAATGGTAAAATGGTGGCCGATGATGGTACATCGCTGGAGCCAAATG ATCATGTGTACCTTGTCTGTGAGCCACCTGGAGAACCCTATTACCTGGGTCGCATCATGGAGTTCCTTCATGTGCAGAATGACAGCAGCAAACCCGTGGAAGCTGTTCGCATCAACTGGTACTACAGACCCAAGGACATTGGCCGAAAGTCTACAGACCTCCGAATGGTGTTTGCGACGATGCACTCCGACATCAGCCCGTTAACGGCGCTACGCGGAAAATGTCAGATTCACCACAaggctgagattgaggataTGGAATTATATCGAAAGGCTCATGACACCTTTTGGTACGATAAGCTGTACGATCGCTATATCCAGAAGAACTACGACTTGATTCCGACGCGTTCTATTGTCAACGTCCCAGCCAATGTGAAAAAGGTTCTCGACGAGCGCTGGAAATACGTGCTAGTCGAGCAGGGGCGTGGCAAGGAGCTCACTAGCGCCGTTAAGCTCTGCAAGAGATGCGCCGGCTATTGCGCAAG CAACGACTCGGTCGACTGTGCAGTGTGTCAGAACACATACCATATGAATTGCGTGAACCCACCTCtattgaagaagccatccaGAGGCTTTGCCTGGTCGTGTGCAGCATGCAGTCGAGCCCAGGAAAGGAAGCTGGAGGCTCGTAATACACCTAATGTTAATGATCCAAGCTTCGATgccgaagatgatgatcctatggatgaggaggacgaggagatgCAGGGGCTTGAGACTAATCGTACCAGCCCcgaagaaggagaacatACTCACCATGAGGGCACTGCCGAGCAAATCTACCAGGCCTCTCTTTGGCCGTACCGGTATCTGGGAATGCATTGCAAGCCCGAGGACGCACTCGACTACGACGACAGAATTTATCCCCGCGCAAGTACGAGAATTGGACCCAGGAATCAAGCAAATGTTTCCCCGTGGCCTGGAAAACCGGTCGAGTACGTTAAACCgcttgagatcaagaaaaaCGGCAAGAAAGACACCAAATCCAAGGAAGCATTGGCTGCTATTGAAGCCGATAAGATCTCACGCGGGAAGCGACCGAAGTGGGTTCAAGACATGCCACCCGGCTACACAGCTCGGGGAGAAGAttttgacgacgacgacccCAAATGTACCGCAACTCGCATGTGGATTCCTCCCCCAGAGAAAGTGATTAAAGAGAAGGACATTAACGAGTACATGGAAAAGGCCAAGGGGATGGCAAAAGATCTTGGATTGCCAGAACGTTCGACCAACCTGCAAGACGTGGCTGCCAACAAATTGTTTCTTGCAGAATTCAACATGGAACATGCTCTCAAGGATCTTTctgagaccaagaaggaggcATTCAAAGAACCAGAACTGACACCAACAGAGCAAAAGAAATTTGAGGAAGCAGTGATAAAATACGGCTCTGAACTCTATCTTGTGAGAAAGCACGTCAAAACTATGCACTATGGTATGGTAACTCGCTACTACTACGCCTGGAAAAAATCGGCACGTGGGAAGCAGGTCTTGGAGAACCAGGCCGGTCGCAAAGGAaagaaggaggccaagagAGCAGAAGCCGCTGCCAGTAAGCTGGCAGATGATGTTGCGGATAACGATGATGATTCTGCGTTTGATATTGAGAAAGCAAGTCAGAAAAAGCAAGGATTTATGTGTCAATTTTGCTCCACGACTTTCTCGCGACAATGGAGGCGCGCTCCGAACCCCGTTCCTGGGATCGTCAACGATGGGGGCTCAAAGAACTCGAATAAGGAAAAGGGCCAAGAGCGTGTGGTAGCTTTGTGCCGTCGCTGCGCTGAGCTATGGCGCAGATATGCTATTCGATATGAAGATGTGGACGAGGTGTCCAAGAAGGTCAACCAGGGCAGCGGTCGAAGCTGGAAACGGAAGCAAGATGAGGACCTCCTCAGGGAGCTACAAGTCGCGAAGGAAATGGGCATGATGACGCCGGAACGGGCTCCAACTCCTTCAACAACCCCAGCCACTGCCGCGGTACAAGAACCGCCACGGAAGAAGCTTAAAGGTGCAGCTTCTGACAAGGATGTGGATAATGGTCACTCGGATGCTGCTAGTGCAGCCGGCTCTACCacttccaagaagaaggacaagagtGTGGAAAACCTTTCAGTCCCCGCAATCCCCAAACCTCTTGTGCTGCCTTGTGCAGTCTGTGGTCAACTGGAACCTCAAGGGGACCAGCACTTGTCGTGCCGCGAATGCCGCCTGACGGTACACCGCAATTGCTATGGCATCATGGATAATCGAAACTCCGGGAAATGGACTTGTGATATGTGTGCAAACGATAAAAACCCACAAGTCTCGATC CATTATAAGTGTGTTCTTTGTCCCATTGAATACACAGAACATGATTTCGTGGAACAGCCGAAAATAACACATCACAAAAAGAAGATGTCGGAGAAGGATCGTGAGCGAGAGCGCCTGGAGGTTCAGCAAGCTCGGAAAGCTGCGGACTTTTACCGCAAAAAGCAGGAAGAGATGAATCGCCCCATCAACCCCCGGGAACCACTCAAGAGGACCGCGGACAACAATTGGGTCCATGTTACTTGCGCTGTTTGGACCCCAGAAGTCAAGTTTGGTAACGCCAAAGCACTGGAGCCTTCGGAAGGCATTCCTTCGATTCCCAGGAGCAGATATGATGAGACTTGTCAAGTGTGCAACAAACAGGATGGAGCCTGTGTGTCGTGCCATCAGTGTCGCATTCCAT TCCACGCGGAATGCGCTCGGCAACATGGACATGTTCTCGGATTTGAAGTGACATCTGTGAAGAGTACGCGAAGAGACCAGTTTAACATCGTGGCCATCAATGGGGAGAGTGGTATCATGTCGGCAACTGTGTGGTGTAAGGATCACGCCCccacgaagacgacgattcATCAGATGCAAGATATTGTGGATGAATTGGGACTTAATGCTTTGCAGCTCTATGTACAGAACTACAAGCAGGCCGACCTGGCACTGACAGGCACGGTCCGCAAGGCCAATCTCATGACAAACGCCGCCAAGTTGTCAGGTACAACGACTCAGCCTGGCCTACGCAGGTCCTCGACAACAAATATTCCCAATGGCGGGTGGGGTCCGCAGCGAAATGGGGACACGGGAGACGTGGCATCGGAATCAAAACAACCAGGAGAAAAGGTCTGCATCACTTGTGGTATTGACACCAGCCCGAAGTGGTGGCCGATTGATAATTCGCAGGAACGCGAACTCACCAACGGGCATTACGGCACACTCGGGAGCGAGGCGCAGAAATTCGTAGAACAGAGACGATTCCAATGCCACAAGTGTCGAAAGGCCCAGCGTACAGCAAAGCCGCACCCGCGGCGGTCTCCTCTCATGGCAGAAGCTCCATTACCTACGACTCACGGTTCAGGCATACAAGGTACGACAACACATGTTTTGCGCAGTCCGCCTCAGATGGTGCCTGCTCCCCGTGAAACCAATCCTTCTGCTGCTTATGCCTGGCCTCCACCAGTTCATGCTCCGACAgttcctccaccaccaatgCAAGCACCTGCACTCGTCGCAGATCACGCACTGGGCGCCCGGCCTCCTCCCCCTGCCCCTTACGCACCCCTCCCACCTCAACGACCATCATATAGTGACTGGGGACGACCTGCAAGCCAACAAGGTTCGCCTCCTCGACACATCAATGGAGGACCCCCAATTCACAATGCACCACCGATGTCAACACTGTCTTCATTGCGACCACCTCCAGCTGTGGGACCAGGGCCTGCGCTTGGATCTTCACCACCTGCACCGCCGCCAGCAAACCATCATGGTGGCCCCGCGTCGCAGCCCTATACCAACGGACTTCCTCCATCACCTCGACGACTGAATGGACCAGCGCCGCCGCCTCGTTATACTCATCCGTATCAAACCCACGGACACAACgctcctccgcctcctcctcctgcgtCGCATTTACCACCAACCCTGACGAATGGGGTACCACCACCTCCGCCGCGGCACGATGGTTTCTCTCATGAGCTTCACCCGCAGAGGCCGCCTTATCCTGCTCCTCATGGGAGCCCAACAGGCCCTCGAAATGGACCACAGCCTCCCTCAAGTCGCCCGGCGAGTGGAGCGAGCGCCAGCCCCTCGCTACGAAATCTCCTTTCTTGA
- a CDS encoding PRK1-like protein, which translates to MAQVLLDLFYSFGNCLNCFPGNPNLKINNRSFKILRLLGEGGFSYVYLVEDTSSHELFALKKIRCPFGAESVQQAMREVDAYRLFSHVPTIISAVDHSVATERGADEATKTVYVLLPYYKRGNLQDMINANLVNHDRFPERRLMLLFLGVCKALRAMHDYKPAVERMHMGREEDELNHGERNNTRGKRTEEEEEGEQERGLLEEENQVSGGRSIQHYAHRDIKPGNIMIDDSGSTPILMDLGSVAPSPIPVTSQSLALQIQDTAAEHSTMPYRAPELFDVQTGMVIDTKVDIWSMGCTLYACLVGKSPFEMRSDETGGTLSLCVLGGDWRFPDEGPAGVKRSNSMRPQQGQQQQQAPAVDISEPIRDVVRKCLSVEPAERPDIHELIEMVEEVIEELPDDSH; encoded by the exons ATGGCGCAAGTACTTCTGGACCTCTTCTACTCGTTCGGGAACTGTCTTAACTGCTTTCCCGGAAAccccaacctcaagatcaacaaccGGAGTTTCAAGATCTTAAGATTACTTGGAGAG GGCGGCTTCTCTTACGTATACCTCGTCGAAGATACCTCAAGCCACGAACTTTTCGCACTTAAAAAGATCCGATGTCCTTTTGGCGCTGAATCGGTACAGCAGGCCATGCGTGAAGTTGATGCCTATCGGCTCTTTTCTCACGTCCCAACCATCATATCCGCTGTCGACCATTCCGTCGCAACCGAGCGCGGCGCCGACGAGGCGACAAAAACCGTTTATGTCCTTCTGCCATACTATAAGCGCGGTAATTTGCAGGACATGATCAACGCAAACTTGGTCAATCATGACCGGTTCCCTGAGCGTCGTCTCATGTTGCTCTTCCTCGGAGTGTGCAAGGCTCTGCGTGCCATGCACGACTATAAGCCTGCCGTGGAGCGCATGCACATGGGTCgggaagaggatgagctgAACCACGGCGAGAGAAACAACACGCGAGGAAAGCGaaccgaggaagaagaggagggcgAGCAAGAACGGGGtttgctggaggaggagaaccAAGTCAGTGGAGGCAGGTCAATTCAGCACTACGCCCACAGAGATATCAAACCAG GCAACATAATGATCGATGACTCCGGCTCAACCCCGATCCTCATGGATTTAGGATCCGTCGCTCCGTCGCCAATTCCTGTTACGTCACAGTCTCTGGCCCTCCAGATTCAAGACACGGCCGCTGAACATTCAACCATGCCCTACCGTGCCCCCGAGCTTTTTGATGTTCAGACTGGCATGGTAATTGATACAAAAGTTGATATTTGGTCCATGGGCTGCACTCTCTACGCCTGCCTTGTCGGCAAGTCCCCCTTTGAGATGCGCTCAGACGAGACAGGTGGTACTCTATCTCTGTGTGTTCTCGGTGGCGATTGGCGCTTCCCCGACGAAGGACCTGCTGGCGTCAAGCGTTCTAACAGCATGCGCCCGCAGCAAggacaacagcaacaacaagcaCCCGCGGTTGATATCAGCGAGCCGATTCGTGATGTCGTCAGGAAGTGTCTGTCTGTTGAACCCGCTGAACGACCGGATATTCACGAGTTAATCGAAATGGTTGAAGAAGTTATCGAGGAGCTTCCTGATGACTCCCATTAG